The following coding sequences are from one Bos indicus x Bos taurus breed Angus x Brahman F1 hybrid chromosome 5, Bos_hybrid_MaternalHap_v2.0, whole genome shotgun sequence window:
- the LOC113892660 gene encoding apolipoprotein L3-like encodes MSSENFGHCSDIEIFFEDVVECLWDTLSREELVLLLNEFLERIKAEASLSREDTDELHNYLNELKRVLVEEDQERLSKEQLDRRRFLNKFPRVKRQLEEFIGKFHELADKVEKVHKGCTISNVMAHSTGAVSSILTIVGLALAPVTMGASVALLATGIGLGAAAGVTSVSTSIIERVKRSSAETEASRMMSTVVKKWEVLLEVLNNNPHIDATKKKEAIQCIEMHTHAMETGNANPGSAANASIYMSPGRISVPAIQHIERGFKATALTITKGARIAGLAAAGVFLLVDVGFLVKESIHLHDGAKTEAAESLRRRAWELERKLEELTQIYESLQEDLI; translated from the exons ATATTGAGATCTTTTTTGAGGATGTCGTTGAATGTCTCTGGGACACACTGAGCAGAGAGGAACTGGTACTCCTGCTGAATGAATTCCTGGAGAGAATTAAGGCTGAGGCCAGTTTGTCCAG GGAAGACACGGATGAACTACACAATTATCTGAACGAATTGAAAAGAGTCTTAGTTGAGGAGGACCAAGAAAGACTCTCCAAAGAGCAGCTGGACAGGAGGAGGTTTCTGAATAAGTTCCCTCGGGTGAAACGGCAGCTCGAGGAGTTCATAGGCAAGTTCCATGAGCTCGCAGACAAGGTTGAGAAGGTCCATAAGGGATGTACCATTTCCAACGTGATGGCCCACAGCACTGGTGCTGTGTCCAGTATTCTGACCATCGTTGGCCTGGCCCTGGCACCCGTGACAATGGGGGCCAGTGTGGCACTCTTGGCCACTGGGATAGGGCTGGGAGCAGCAGCTGGTGTGACCAGTGTGTCCACCAGTATCATCGAACGTGTGAAGAGGTCATCAGCAGAAACCGAAGCCAGTCGCATGATGTCTACTGTTGTCAAAAAATGGGAGGTTCTCCTAGAGGTACTCAATAACAACCCCCACAttgatgccacaaaaaagaaagaagctatACAATGCATTGAAATGCACACCCATGCCATGGagacaggcaatgccaacccTGGCTCTGCAGCCAATGCAAGCATCTACATGAGCCCTGGGAGAATCTCAGTCCCAGCCATCCAGCATATAGAGAGAGGTTTCAAAGCCACAGCTTTAACAATTACCAAAGGAGCCCGGATCGCGGGTTTGGCGGCTGCTGGGGTCTTCCTTCTGGTGGATGTGGGCTTCCTGGTGAAGGAGTCAATTCACCTGCATGATGGTGCAAAGACAGAAGCAGCCGAAAGCCTGAGGCGACGGGCATGGGAGCTGGAGAGGAAGTTGGAGGAGCTCACCCAGATCTATGAGAGTCTGCAGGAGGACCTGATTTAA